One stretch of Amycolatopsis tolypomycina DNA includes these proteins:
- a CDS encoding MFS transporter, with protein MAIPLTQPDGQSGTGVPAPPRRGFRKLLAAGLIGSSIEWYDFFLYGTAAALVFPKVFFPHASALTGTLLAFSTFWAGFVARPIGGVLAGHLGDKYGRKPVVVACLALMGAATFLIGCLPGAASVGALAPTLLVVLRFVQGLAAGGQWGGIVLLLTESASPKRRGFAGTFGQTSVPVAVILSNLIFVAASGVLPDADFLSWGWRIPFLLSVVMFGVVLYIQAKVEDTPEFRQLQETVADKEGPVVRAPLAQVLRSKWRTILLGCGLLSATNSLFYVSISGLLSYGTGTLKLQRDSLLAVVLLSSAAMLATIPWSGYLSDKVGRRPLILVGGLGVAVWAFPYFGLVGTASLPLIFVAVTVGFVFQCLTYGPIASFLGELFAPSVRYSGASLAYQLSAIVVSGGTPFLMTALIAEAGSTWPVAVYITLMGLITFASAWFLPETNPAEVRADPHAVPGAHLHKAAAR; from the coding sequence ATGGCCATTCCGCTCACCCAACCCGACGGGCAGTCCGGCACCGGGGTGCCCGCCCCGCCGCGGCGGGGTTTCCGCAAGCTGCTCGCGGCCGGGCTGATCGGCAGCTCGATCGAGTGGTACGACTTCTTCCTCTACGGCACCGCGGCCGCGCTGGTGTTCCCCAAGGTGTTCTTCCCGCACGCCTCGGCGCTGACCGGCACCCTGCTGGCGTTCAGCACGTTCTGGGCCGGGTTCGTGGCGCGCCCGATCGGCGGCGTGCTCGCCGGGCACCTCGGCGACAAGTACGGGCGCAAGCCGGTGGTCGTGGCCTGCCTGGCGCTGATGGGGGCGGCGACGTTCCTGATCGGCTGCCTGCCGGGCGCGGCGAGCGTCGGCGCACTGGCCCCGACGCTGCTGGTCGTGCTGCGGTTCGTCCAGGGCCTCGCGGCCGGCGGGCAGTGGGGCGGCATCGTGCTGCTGCTGACCGAATCCGCCAGTCCCAAGCGGCGCGGCTTCGCCGGCACCTTCGGGCAGACCAGCGTCCCGGTGGCCGTGATCCTGTCCAACCTGATCTTCGTCGCGGCCAGCGGCGTGCTGCCGGACGCGGACTTCCTCAGCTGGGGCTGGCGCATCCCGTTCCTGCTCAGCGTCGTGATGTTCGGCGTGGTGCTCTACATCCAGGCCAAGGTCGAGGACACGCCGGAGTTCCGGCAGCTGCAGGAAACCGTGGCGGACAAGGAAGGCCCGGTCGTCCGGGCACCGCTCGCCCAGGTGCTGCGCAGCAAGTGGCGCACCATCCTGCTCGGCTGCGGGCTGCTGTCGGCGACCAACAGCCTCTTCTACGTCAGCATTTCCGGGCTGCTCAGCTACGGCACCGGCACGCTCAAGCTCCAGCGCGACTCGCTGCTCGCCGTGGTGCTGCTCAGTTCCGCGGCGATGCTCGCGACGATCCCGTGGTCCGGGTACCTCTCGGACAAGGTGGGCCGCCGCCCGCTGATCCTGGTCGGCGGGCTCGGCGTCGCCGTCTGGGCCTTCCCGTACTTCGGGCTGGTCGGCACCGCGTCGCTGCCGCTGATCTTCGTCGCGGTGACGGTGGGGTTCGTGTTCCAGTGCCTCACCTACGGCCCGATCGCGAGCTTCCTCGGCGAGCTGTTCGCGCCCAGCGTCCGCTACTCGGGTGCGTCACTGGCCTACCAGCTGTCCGCGATCGTCGTCAGCGGCGGGACGCCGTTCCTGATGACGGCGCTGATCGCGGAGGCCGGGAGCACGTGGCCGGTCGCCGTCTACATCACGCTGATGGGGCTGATCACCTTCGCCAGTGCGTGGTTCCTGCCGGAGACGAACCCCGCCGAAGTCCGGGCCGATCCGCACGCCGTCCCGGGCGCGCACCTGCACAAGGCGGCCGCGCGATGA
- a CDS encoding tannase/feruloyl esterase family alpha/beta hydrolase gives MRATVVAAAVVLAASVPATASAATPECTGLAGVRIPASVISLPTSGGLVTAASVTGESCRVDADLYPVDPAAPAIKLRVALPRVWNHKALMFGGGGYNGTIPDVAANVPFGPADRPAPLARGYATFASDSGHQQNPASPPSLDGSFGTNDEALVNFAAGDALKKTRDASLFLIRRAYGATPAEVFFAGGSTGGREALVVAQRWPAAFDGVISAYPAWNNLAEILDLGYLAQVLSRPGAFPGPAKQTLVYDSVIRACDGRDGVTDGVVSNPGCRFDPRVLRCPGGADTGPSCLSDAQIGAVTAMSSPFRWPYRIASGETQYPGFPFLSGADMRTPFLGFGTTAPAAPMPVTSGYGMQYWDQWVKYFLTRDPGRNGLDIDPRRPGEWLGRISALSLVEDRNNADLRPFARAGGKLILLHGAADELVSPYSTSDYYSRVRSVAGPSLTDAFLRYYVVPGANHASFGTPAFAAGWDSLSALERWVDTGRAPADQVVTDLAHQRTRPLCAYPGWPRYRGGDPAAAASFACVR, from the coding sequence ATGAGGGCGACCGTGGTGGCGGCCGCCGTGGTGCTGGCGGCGAGTGTGCCCGCGACGGCGTCCGCCGCGACGCCGGAGTGCACCGGGCTGGCCGGGGTGCGGATCCCGGCGTCGGTGATCAGCCTGCCGACTTCGGGCGGGCTCGTCACGGCGGCGTCCGTGACCGGTGAGTCCTGCCGGGTCGACGCCGACCTGTACCCCGTCGACCCGGCCGCACCGGCCATCAAGCTGCGCGTCGCCCTGCCCCGCGTGTGGAACCACAAGGCGCTGATGTTCGGCGGCGGCGGGTACAACGGCACGATCCCCGACGTGGCGGCGAACGTGCCCTTCGGCCCCGCCGACCGCCCGGCGCCGCTGGCCCGGGGGTACGCGACCTTCGCGAGCGACTCCGGCCACCAGCAGAACCCGGCGTCCCCGCCGTCCCTGGACGGCTCGTTCGGCACGAACGACGAGGCACTGGTCAACTTCGCCGCGGGGGATGCGCTCAAGAAGACGCGGGACGCGAGCCTGTTCCTCATCCGGCGGGCGTACGGGGCAACGCCGGCCGAAGTGTTCTTCGCCGGCGGGTCGACCGGGGGCCGCGAGGCGCTCGTCGTCGCCCAGCGCTGGCCGGCCGCGTTCGACGGCGTGATCTCCGCCTATCCGGCGTGGAACAACCTCGCCGAGATCCTGGACCTGGGTTACCTGGCGCAGGTGCTGTCGCGCCCGGGCGCGTTCCCCGGCCCGGCGAAGCAGACGCTCGTCTACGACAGCGTCATCCGGGCGTGTGACGGCCGCGACGGCGTCACCGACGGCGTCGTCTCGAACCCGGGCTGCCGGTTCGACCCCCGCGTGCTGCGCTGCCCGGGTGGGGCCGACACCGGCCCGTCGTGCCTGTCGGACGCCCAGATCGGGGCGGTGACGGCGATGTCGTCGCCGTTCCGGTGGCCGTACCGGATCGCCAGCGGCGAAACGCAGTACCCGGGCTTCCCGTTCCTCTCGGGGGCGGACATGCGGACGCCGTTCCTCGGCTTCGGCACCACCGCGCCGGCCGCCCCGATGCCGGTGACCAGCGGCTACGGGATGCAGTACTGGGACCAGTGGGTCAAGTACTTCCTGACCCGCGACCCGGGCCGCAACGGCCTGGACATCGACCCCCGGCGGCCCGGCGAGTGGCTCGGCCGGATCAGCGCGCTGTCGCTGGTCGAGGACCGCAACAACGCCGACCTGCGCCCGTTCGCCCGCGCCGGCGGCAAGCTGATCCTGCTGCACGGCGCCGCGGACGAGCTGGTCTCGCCGTACTCGACGAGCGACTACTACTCGCGGGTGCGCTCGGTGGCGGGTCCTTCGCTGACCGACGCCTTCCTGCGCTACTACGTCGTTCCCGGTGCCAACCACGCCAGCTTCGGGACCCCGGCGTTCGCGGCGGGCTGGGACTCGCTCTCGGCGCTCGAGCGGTGGGTGGACACCGGCCGCGCGCCGGCGGACCAGGTCGTCACCGACCTTGCCCACCAGCGCACCCGGCCACTGTGCGCCTACCCGGGCTGGCCCCGGTACCGCGGGGGCGATCCGGCCGCCGCCGCGAGTTTCGCGTGCGTCCGCTGA
- a CDS encoding glycoside hydrolase family 3 C-terminal domain-containing protein produces MSLRFPGRRRVRRTAAPLLAVTITAATLVPAASAAPAPAAAVPVYRDMHYSFAERAADLVARMTLPEKVLQLRTNSAPAIPRLGVQQYTYWSEGQHGLNTLGANTDDGTATGGVHATSFPTNLASTMSWDPALIHQETTAISDEARGMLDKSLWGVAQNNIGPDKNNYGSLTYWAPTVNLDRDPRWGRTDEGFGEDPYLVAKMAGAFVNGYQGQSPSGKPQTPYLKVAATAKHYALNDVENDRHADSSDTTETNIRDYYTRQFRHLVQDAHVAGLMTAYNAINGTPAPADTYTANAIAQRTYGFDGYITSDCGAVGDVFAPGSHNWAPPGWTTTTAGAATQWTNTATGQKVSGAAGGQAYALRAGTQLNCTGSEATVANIQEAIKAGVLSEGVLDTALVHVFTIRMQTGEFDPPDRVAYTKITKDVIQSAEHQALAAKVAANSLVLLKNDPVAGTKAPLLPADPAKLGSVVVVGDLANKVTLGGYSGEPALQVNAVQGITTAVKAARPDATVTFDACGTSTGTTTAASCSADTLAALKTADLVVVFAGTDGNVATEGRDRTTIAMPGNYDSLLDLVKAAGNPRTALAVQSAGAVSLGHAAGIPGIVFSAYNGESQGTALADVLFGRQNPSGHLNFTWYADDSQLPDMKNYGLTPSQTGGLGRTYQYFTGTPAYPFGHGLSYTKFAFSRVHADTRAVDANGRVTVHVDVTNTGTTPGAAVAQLYAATAFGVPGVELPRQRLAGFEKTKVLAPGQTQHVAFPVRIADLSFWDEAKRREVVYPGAYRFGVGADSGHLAGTATVAVTGALQPKTKYVTVQPGQVVFPPGQRLDLTAKNPWIADVTSQAAQHTPADHIVEAVHDDQSFVDLSRARIGYRSSDPRVAQVSRTGQVTMVAPGVATISVTVDGVTGSTPVVVEQPFTLSAPAQVKAGTTYTATTTLPNPAGARPLRDVALTLAVPTGWTAKATSPSTFATVPAGQTVGTTWEIGVPASAQPGKFDVSAQATFTSANGRGTAVDATTVLLPHPPYPSLAAARNNVGISDDATPGAGNFDGGNASFSAQALAAAAPSLTPGATFTHNGLTFTWPDVRPGEPDNVVAGSSAGGQTIALSGSGTTLGLIGAGDYGSPSGTATVTYTDGTTESHSVSFADWWSNAATGGDILTTLPYLNNSNGRLDQRVSLYYAPIPLQPGKTVQYLTLPDISDGANMGTAAMHIFTVAIG; encoded by the coding sequence ATGTCCCTGCGCTTTCCCGGACGGCGGCGGGTGCGGCGCACCGCCGCGCCGCTGCTCGCCGTGACGATCACCGCGGCCACGCTCGTCCCGGCCGCTTCGGCCGCGCCCGCCCCGGCGGCCGCGGTGCCCGTCTACCGCGACATGCACTACAGCTTCGCCGAACGGGCCGCCGATCTCGTCGCCCGGATGACGCTGCCCGAGAAAGTGCTGCAGCTGCGCACCAACAGCGCGCCGGCCATTCCGCGCCTTGGCGTGCAGCAGTACACCTACTGGAGCGAAGGCCAGCACGGCCTCAACACCCTCGGCGCGAACACCGACGACGGCACGGCGACCGGCGGCGTGCACGCCACCAGCTTCCCGACCAACCTGGCGAGCACGATGTCGTGGGACCCGGCGCTGATCCACCAGGAGACCACGGCGATCTCCGACGAGGCCCGCGGCATGCTCGACAAGTCCCTGTGGGGCGTCGCGCAGAACAACATCGGCCCGGACAAGAACAACTACGGCTCGCTGACCTACTGGGCGCCCACGGTGAACCTCGACCGCGACCCGCGGTGGGGCCGGACCGACGAAGGTTTCGGCGAAGACCCGTACCTGGTCGCGAAGATGGCCGGCGCGTTCGTCAACGGCTACCAGGGGCAGTCGCCGTCCGGGAAGCCGCAGACGCCGTACCTCAAGGTCGCCGCCACCGCCAAGCACTACGCGCTCAACGACGTCGAGAACGACCGGCACGCGGACTCCTCGGACACCACCGAGACCAACATCCGCGACTACTACACCCGGCAGTTCCGGCACCTCGTCCAGGACGCGCACGTCGCCGGCCTGATGACGGCGTACAACGCCATCAACGGCACGCCGGCCCCGGCCGACACCTACACCGCGAACGCCATCGCGCAGCGCACCTACGGCTTCGACGGCTACATCACCTCCGACTGCGGCGCGGTCGGCGACGTCTTCGCGCCGGGCAGCCACAACTGGGCGCCGCCGGGCTGGACCACCACCACCGCCGGGGCGGCCACGCAGTGGACGAACACCGCCACCGGCCAGAAGGTTTCCGGGGCCGCGGGCGGCCAGGCGTACGCGCTGCGGGCGGGTACCCAGCTCAACTGCACCGGCTCGGAAGCCACCGTCGCCAACATCCAGGAGGCCATCAAGGCCGGGGTGCTGTCCGAAGGCGTGCTCGACACCGCGCTGGTGCACGTGTTCACCATCCGCATGCAGACCGGCGAGTTCGACCCGCCGGACCGGGTGGCCTACACGAAGATCACCAAGGACGTGATCCAGAGCGCCGAGCACCAGGCGCTGGCCGCGAAGGTCGCCGCGAACTCGCTGGTGCTGCTGAAGAACGACCCGGTCGCCGGCACCAAGGCGCCGCTGCTGCCCGCCGACCCGGCGAAGCTCGGCAGCGTGGTCGTCGTCGGCGATCTCGCGAACAAGGTCACCCTCGGCGGCTACTCCGGCGAGCCCGCGCTGCAGGTCAACGCGGTGCAGGGCATCACCACCGCGGTCAAGGCCGCCCGCCCGGACGCCACGGTCACGTTCGACGCGTGCGGCACGTCCACCGGCACGACCACGGCGGCGAGCTGCTCGGCGGACACCCTGGCCGCGCTGAAGACGGCCGACCTGGTCGTGGTCTTCGCCGGAACCGACGGGAACGTGGCCACCGAGGGCCGGGACCGCACCACCATCGCCATGCCGGGCAACTACGACTCGCTGCTCGACCTGGTCAAGGCGGCCGGCAACCCGCGGACCGCACTGGCCGTCCAGTCCGCGGGCGCCGTCTCGCTCGGCCACGCCGCAGGCATCCCGGGCATCGTGTTCAGCGCGTACAACGGCGAAAGCCAGGGCACCGCACTGGCCGACGTCCTGTTCGGCAGGCAGAACCCCAGCGGGCACCTGAACTTCACCTGGTACGCCGACGACTCGCAGCTGCCCGACATGAAGAACTACGGGCTGACGCCGTCGCAGACCGGCGGCCTCGGCCGCACGTACCAGTACTTCACCGGCACGCCGGCGTACCCCTTCGGCCACGGCCTCTCCTACACGAAGTTCGCCTTCTCCCGGGTGCACGCGGACACCAGGGCCGTCGACGCGAACGGCCGGGTGACGGTGCACGTGGACGTGACGAACACCGGCACGACGCCCGGCGCCGCCGTCGCGCAGCTGTACGCGGCCACCGCGTTCGGCGTGCCCGGCGTGGAACTGCCGCGACAGCGCCTGGCCGGCTTCGAGAAGACGAAGGTGCTGGCGCCGGGCCAGACCCAGCACGTGGCCTTCCCGGTGCGGATCGCCGACCTGTCCTTCTGGGACGAGGCGAAGCGCCGCGAAGTGGTGTACCCGGGCGCGTACCGGTTCGGCGTGGGCGCCGACTCCGGCCACCTCGCCGGCACCGCGACGGTGGCCGTCACCGGGGCGCTCCAGCCGAAGACGAAGTACGTCACCGTGCAGCCCGGCCAGGTCGTGTTCCCCCCGGGGCAGCGGCTCGACCTGACGGCGAAGAACCCGTGGATCGCCGACGTCACGTCCCAGGCCGCGCAGCACACGCCGGCCGATCACATCGTCGAGGCGGTGCACGACGACCAGTCGTTCGTCGACCTCTCGCGGGCCCGGATCGGTTACCGCAGCAGCGATCCGCGGGTGGCGCAGGTGAGCCGGACCGGCCAGGTGACCATGGTGGCGCCCGGCGTCGCGACCATCAGCGTCACGGTCGACGGTGTCACCGGCAGCACGCCGGTGGTGGTCGAGCAGCCGTTCACGCTCAGCGCACCGGCGCAGGTGAAGGCGGGGACGACGTACACCGCCACCACCACGCTGCCGAACCCGGCCGGTGCCCGGCCGTTGCGGGACGTGGCGTTGACGCTCGCCGTGCCCACGGGGTGGACCGCGAAGGCCACCTCGCCGTCGACCTTCGCCACCGTGCCCGCCGGGCAGACCGTCGGCACCACCTGGGAGATCGGCGTGCCGGCCTCGGCGCAGCCCGGCAAGTTCGACGTCTCGGCGCAGGCCACGTTCACCTCGGCCAACGGGCGGGGCACCGCGGTGGACGCGACCACGGTGCTGCTGCCGCACCCGCCGTACCCGTCGCTGGCCGCGGCCCGCAACAACGTGGGCATCAGCGACGACGCCACGCCGGGCGCCGGCAACTTCGACGGCGGCAACGCGAGCTTCTCCGCGCAGGCACTGGCCGCGGCGGCACCCAGCCTGACCCCGGGGGCCACGTTCACCCACAACGGGCTGACGTTCACCTGGCCCGACGTCCGGCCGGGGGAACCGGACAACGTGGTCGCCGGCAGCTCGGCAGGCGGGCAGACGATCGCGCTCTCGGGCTCCGGGACGACGCTGGGCCTGATCGGCGCCGGCGACTACGGCAGCCCGAGCGGAACGGCGACGGTGACCTACACCGACGGAACCACCGAGTCCCACTCGGTGAGTTTCGCGGACTGGTGGTCCAACGCGGCCACCGGCGGCGACATCCTCACCACGCTGCCCTACCTCAACAACAGCAACGGGCGGCTGGACCAGCGGGTGAGCCTGTACTACGCCCCGATCCCGCTGCAGCCGGGCAAGACGGTGCAGTACCTGACCCTGCCCGACATCAGCGACGGCGCGAACATGGGCACGGCGGCGATGCACATCTTCACCGTGGCCATCGGCTGA